Proteins encoded within one genomic window of Propionispora vibrioides:
- a CDS encoding L-ribulose-5-phosphate 3-epimerase codes for MNIVKSTPLGIYEKALPGLPDWLGTFRLIAECGYEFLELSVDESEERIERLYWDRQQKKAFLDASVATETPVLSMCLSAHRKYPLGSDSAAVRQKGLDLLARAIQFSVDTGIRVIQLAGYDVYYEAGNEKTRQLYEDSMNQALAWAGKANVTLAIENMDHPFLNSVTKIMQYVERYQSPMLQVYPDIGNLTAWNLNVREELKQGTSHIVGIHVKDTVEQVFRRIDFGQGTVNFSQAFKALHDMSYQGPFVIEMWSDHAADSKEKIIRAREWVQARLKQAGYTVAERRN; via the coding sequence ATGAATATAGTGAAAAGCACTCCTTTGGGAATCTATGAAAAGGCATTGCCCGGGCTGCCTGATTGGCTTGGGACGTTTAGGCTGATAGCCGAGTGTGGCTATGAGTTTCTGGAGCTATCGGTAGATGAAAGTGAAGAACGGATAGAACGGCTGTACTGGGACCGGCAGCAAAAGAAGGCATTTCTGGATGCCAGTGTTGCAACAGAAACACCGGTTTTAAGTATGTGCCTAAGCGCGCACCGCAAGTATCCGCTAGGCAGTGATTCGGCAGCCGTACGGCAAAAAGGACTGGACCTGCTGGCAAGAGCGATTCAGTTTTCTGTGGATACCGGTATCCGGGTCATTCAATTGGCCGGCTATGATGTGTACTATGAAGCGGGTAATGAAAAAACCAGGCAGTTATATGAGGACAGCATGAATCAGGCGTTGGCCTGGGCTGGGAAAGCCAATGTCACGCTGGCCATCGAAAATATGGACCATCCTTTTTTGAATTCGGTGACGAAAATCATGCAGTATGTGGAGCGCTATCAGTCGCCGATGCTGCAGGTATATCCCGATATCGGTAATCTTACCGCCTGGAATTTAAATGTCAGGGAAGAGCTAAAGCAGGGGACCAGCCATATCGTAGGTATTCATGTTAAAGATACGGTAGAACAGGTTTTTCGCCGTATCGATTTTGGTCAAGGGACTGTAAATTTTTCGCAGGCTTTTAAAGCTTTGCATGATATGAGTTATCAGGGACCTTTCGTGATCGAAATGTGGTCTGATCATGCAGCGGACAGTAAGGAAAAAATTATCCGGGCCAGAGAATGGGTGCAGGCCAGGCTGAAACAGGCCGGCTATACAGTTGCTGAGAGGAGGAACTAA
- a CDS encoding glycyl-radical enzyme activating protein, giving the protein MKPNKPYEAYTGMVFNIQHFSLHDGPGIRTVVFFKGCPLRCPWCANPESQRFTREITWDKKKCRLCLHCVQQYPQVFQHRQGEILVDQLVAQACGSRLDPVDICLYDALDSEGEEKSAGQIIREVCKDKAFYSESGGGITLSGGEVLAQPEFALAILRLAKENGLHRAAETTCYTTPAVFREFLAEIDYLLFDVKHFTDQKHRSIVGVPLPPITENIRLAVASGKDILARIPLVPGFNDTLADVDGFAAYFQEVGIKKVQLLPFHQFGENKYRTLHRSYAFTGVDALHKEDLQEHARRFAGFGIECMI; this is encoded by the coding sequence ATGAAACCCAACAAGCCTTATGAAGCATATACAGGAATGGTATTCAATATACAGCATTTCAGCCTTCACGACGGCCCGGGAATACGAACGGTGGTCTTTTTCAAGGGTTGTCCCCTGCGCTGTCCCTGGTGCGCTAATCCTGAATCGCAGCGCTTCACCCGTGAAATCACCTGGGATAAAAAAAAATGCAGGCTCTGCCTGCATTGCGTACAGCAATATCCTCAGGTATTTCAGCACAGACAGGGAGAGATCTTGGTCGATCAGCTTGTCGCTCAGGCTTGCGGTTCACGGCTCGACCCGGTAGATATCTGCCTGTACGATGCCCTGGACAGTGAGGGCGAGGAAAAATCGGCCGGACAAATTATCCGGGAAGTATGTAAAGACAAAGCATTTTACAGTGAATCGGGCGGCGGGATTACGCTGTCGGGTGGCGAGGTGCTGGCCCAGCCGGAATTTGCCCTCGCCATCCTGCGTTTGGCTAAGGAGAACGGACTGCATCGCGCTGCCGAGACAACCTGTTATACAACCCCTGCTGTGTTTCGCGAATTCCTGGCTGAAATCGACTACCTGCTATTTGATGTAAAGCATTTTACTGACCAAAAACACCGCAGCATAGTGGGTGTCCCCTTACCGCCGATCACGGAAAATATCCGTCTGGCCGTTGCCTCCGGTAAGGATATTCTGGCGCGAATACCGCTTGTTCCCGGCTTCAATGATACTTTGGCGGACGTCGACGGCTTTGCCGCTTATTTTCAGGAAGTTGGTATCAAAAAAGTACAATTGCTGCCTTTCCACCAGTTCGGCGAGAATAAATACCGGACACTGCATAGATCATATGCCTTTACCGGCGTCGACGCCTTGCACAAGGAGGACCTTCAGGAACATGCCCGGCGGTTTGCCGGCTTCGGAATCGAATGTATGATCTAA
- a CDS encoding PTS sugar transporter subunit IIB produces the protein MLKRKALVACGCGVASSTIVAKKVEDYCHDREIKVEWRICKAAEIPSLADMMKPDVIVSITAVPDLGNGIPVFDGKPFLTGIGVDKRLEEIYQAIKA, from the coding sequence ATGTTAAAAAGAAAAGCTTTGGTGGCCTGCGGTTGTGGCGTGGCTTCATCGACGATTGTGGCTAAGAAAGTCGAGGATTATTGCCATGACAGAGAGATTAAGGTGGAGTGGCGGATTTGTAAGGCGGCTGAAATCCCTTCACTGGCAGATATGATGAAGCCCGATGTCATCGTATCGATTACGGCAGTTCCCGATCTGGGTAACGGCATACCGGTATTTGACGGTAAGCCCTTTTTAACGGGAATCGGTGTGGATAAACGGTTAGAGGAGATTTATCAGGCGATAAAAGCATAA
- a CDS encoding DeoR/GlpR family DNA-binding transcription regulator translates to MTPRHLTIIDILHSEKKIEVAKLAERLGVSQVTIRKDLDFLEKKRGLLKREHGYAVSIDSEDMENRLSVHYQEKQRIAKLAAACVEDNETVMIESGSCCALLALELAETKKNITIITNSVFIANFVRNHANLHIILLGGDYQERSGVTIGPIVHQTAQLFFVDKLFVGTDGYRAGVGFTGSDAYRTETVRNMAKSARQTIVLTESSKFSAQGVMLQFKFDEVAKVYTDNRLAEQAQKALTTEGLVIEYADIDGSE, encoded by the coding sequence TTGACACCACGACATTTAACCATCATCGATATCCTGCATAGCGAGAAAAAGATCGAAGTGGCCAAACTGGCGGAACGCCTCGGTGTATCGCAGGTTACCATCCGTAAGGATTTGGACTTTCTGGAGAAGAAACGGGGCCTGTTGAAACGGGAGCACGGTTATGCTGTAAGCATAGACAGCGAAGACATGGAAAATCGCCTGTCCGTTCATTATCAAGAAAAGCAGCGGATTGCCAAATTGGCGGCAGCCTGTGTAGAAGACAATGAAACGGTGATGATCGAATCAGGTTCCTGCTGTGCACTCTTAGCGCTGGAACTGGCAGAGACGAAAAAAAATATTACGATCATAACCAACTCCGTGTTTATCGCCAATTTCGTTCGTAATCATGCAAACCTGCATATCATCCTGCTGGGCGGCGATTATCAGGAACGTTCGGGCGTGACAATCGGACCGATCGTTCATCAGACAGCACAGCTTTTCTTTGTAGATAAGCTGTTTGTCGGTACCGATGGCTATCGGGCCGGGGTTGGTTTTACCGGCAGCGATGCGTATCGTACTGAAACGGTCCGCAATATGGCCAAAAGTGCGCGACAGACGATTGTGCTGACCGAATCGTCCAAGTTTTCTGCCCAGGGCGTCATGCTGCAGTTTAAGTTTGATGAAGTGGCCAAGGTGTATACCGACAACCGGCTGGCAGAACAAGCCCAAAAAGCTCTGACGACGGAAGGTTTGGTAATCGAATATGCGGATATTGATGGGAGTGAGTGA
- a CDS encoding glycyl radical protein, whose product MNSYFGALTPRMEKYRSDVLAPTRWVCTERARYTTEAYRQHEDKPLPLKRAYMLKNILEHMSIYIEEESMLAGNQASSNCAAPIFPEYAMDWVIDELDQFAARDGDVFHITEENKQVLRDMAPFWEGRTIKAKGLAAMPEKSRLFYDLGIIKAEGNITSGDAHLAVNYGRLLREGLRSYEAHTREKLAGLDLAVYTDLEKSYFYQAILLVIEAVRTFAGRYVKLAREQATACHSPKRKAELERIADTLSRVPYEPAQNFYEALQSIWLIHLVLQIESNGHSLSYGRLDQYAYEYYRRDLENGTLTEAEAGELLTNLWIKTYTINKIRSWSHTQYSAGSPLYQNVTVGGQTPDGKDAVNQLSYLIIRSDAQVHLPQPNLTVRYHAGLDDRFMKEAVELLKLGTGMPAFNSDEIIIPSLIKKGVAKEDAYNYSAIGCVEVAVPGKWGYRCTGMSFLNYPKTLLIALNDGFDPKSGEKLCEGTGHFRDFTSFNQVMLAWDKVITQFTKENVIIDTAVDRTLEKYTADILCSALVDDCIERGLNLKEGGAVYDMISDLQVGIANLADSLAAIKKCVFEAKLFTPAELWEALHNNYEGEKGERIRHALLRKAPKFGNDDDYVDALISEAYDMHVREIKKYKNTRYGRGPIGGNYYAGTSSISANVGQGLGTMATPDGRKAWEPLAEGCAPCHAMDINGPTAVFKSVAKLPTEDITGGVLLNQKITPQLLQTEEDKQKLIQLIRGFFNQLQGFHVQYNVVSKETLREAQEKPDQYSDLIVRVAGYSAFFNVLSRKTQDDIIERTEQTL is encoded by the coding sequence ATGAATAGCTATTTCGGAGCATTAACGCCGCGGATGGAAAAGTATCGCAGTGATGTACTGGCTCCGACCCGTTGGGTTTGCACGGAGCGGGCCCGCTATACAACTGAAGCGTATCGCCAGCATGAGGATAAACCGTTACCGTTAAAACGGGCTTATATGCTAAAAAACATTCTCGAGCATATGAGCATCTATATCGAGGAGGAGAGTATGCTGGCGGGAAACCAGGCATCGTCCAACTGCGCGGCGCCCATCTTTCCCGAATATGCCATGGACTGGGTCATTGACGAGCTGGATCAGTTCGCTGCCCGCGACGGCGATGTTTTTCATATTACCGAGGAAAATAAGCAGGTTCTGCGCGACATGGCTCCGTTTTGGGAAGGCCGGACAATTAAGGCAAAGGGACTGGCGGCCATGCCGGAAAAAAGCCGCCTGTTCTATGATCTTGGCATTATTAAAGCCGAAGGGAATATTACTTCCGGCGATGCCCACCTTGCCGTCAATTACGGCAGATTGCTGCGGGAGGGCTTGCGGTCTTATGAGGCTCATACCAGAGAAAAACTGGCCGGTCTTGATCTTGCCGTTTATACCGATCTCGAGAAATCTTATTTTTATCAAGCCATTCTGCTTGTGATTGAGGCGGTGCGGACCTTTGCCGGCCGCTACGTGAAGTTGGCCAGGGAGCAGGCAACTGCCTGTCATTCCCCCAAACGTAAGGCAGAACTGGAACGGATTGCCGATACGCTGTCGCGCGTGCCCTATGAGCCGGCGCAGAATTTCTACGAAGCCCTGCAGTCTATCTGGTTGATTCATCTGGTGCTGCAAATTGAGTCGAATGGACATTCTTTGTCTTATGGGCGCCTGGACCAGTATGCCTACGAGTATTACAGGCGGGACCTGGAAAATGGTACATTGACGGAAGCAGAAGCCGGCGAGCTTCTGACCAATCTGTGGATTAAGACCTATACGATCAACAAAATTCGCAGTTGGAGCCACACGCAATATTCAGCGGGCAGCCCGCTTTATCAAAATGTTACCGTTGGCGGCCAGACGCCGGACGGCAAGGATGCGGTCAATCAGCTGTCCTACCTGATCATCAGGTCAGATGCCCAGGTGCATTTGCCGCAGCCGAACCTTACCGTTCGTTACCATGCAGGACTGGATGACCGTTTTATGAAAGAGGCGGTCGAGCTATTGAAGCTTGGTACGGGGATGCCGGCCTTTAACAGTGATGAGATTATTATTCCTTCCTTGATTAAAAAAGGCGTAGCAAAGGAAGACGCTTATAATTATAGCGCCATCGGTTGCGTGGAAGTTGCCGTGCCCGGCAAATGGGGTTATCGTTGCACCGGCATGAGTTTTCTTAATTATCCCAAGACGCTTTTAATTGCGCTTAACGATGGTTTCGATCCAAAAAGCGGTGAAAAACTTTGTGAAGGAACCGGTCATTTCAGAGACTTTACTTCTTTTAATCAGGTCATGCTGGCCTGGGATAAGGTTATCACGCAGTTTACCAAGGAAAATGTTATTATTGATACCGCCGTCGACCGTACCCTGGAAAAGTATACGGCAGATATTCTCTGCTCAGCACTGGTTGATGACTGCATCGAACGGGGTCTTAATCTTAAAGAAGGCGGCGCTGTATATGACATGATTTCCGATTTGCAGGTGGGCATTGCCAATCTGGCCGATTCGCTGGCCGCGATCAAAAAGTGCGTCTTTGAAGCTAAGCTTTTCACACCGGCTGAGCTATGGGAGGCCCTGCACAACAACTATGAGGGGGAAAAGGGCGAACGAATCCGTCACGCCCTGCTGCGTAAGGCTCCTAAATTCGGCAATGATGACGACTATGTCGATGCTTTGATCAGTGAAGCGTACGATATGCATGTGCGGGAGATCAAAAAGTATAAAAATACTCGATATGGTCGCGGCCCCATTGGCGGCAACTATTATGCCGGGACCTCGTCCATTTCCGCCAACGTTGGCCAAGGTCTTGGCACGATGGCGACACCGGACGGGCGCAAGGCCTGGGAGCCGCTGGCTGAAGGCTGCGCGCCCTGCCACGCCATGGATATCAACGGTCCGACCGCCGTATTTAAATCGGTGGCTAAACTGCCGACGGAAGATATCACCGGCGGCGTATTGCTTAACCAGAAAATTACGCCGCAGCTATTGCAGACGGAAGAAGATAAGCAAAAGCTTATTCAGCTTATTCGCGGATTTTTCAACCAATTGCAGGGATTTCATGTTCAATACAATGTTGTTTCAAAAGAAACATTGCGTGAAGCACAAGAAAAACCGGACCAATATAGTGATCTAATTGTCCGGGTGGCTGGTTACAGCGCTTTCTTCAATGTGCTTTCCCGCAAGACCCAGGACGATATTATCGAACGGACAGAACAGACACTGTAA
- a CDS encoding PTS sugar transporter subunit IIA: protein MPVRNTFDRELVFREDGINDKNEILRYIATRMYELQYVKETYIQAVIDREKTFPTGLQTEAFGVAIPHSDTIHVHKPVIAVCILAQPVIFQVMGSGGGEEVPVSFIFMLAIDDPNKHIEMLNKLSILFQNKNIMLDLLETKTGELYQKLNYYINH from the coding sequence ATGCCTGTACGTAACACATTTGACCGGGAACTTGTTTTCCGGGAGGATGGAATAAACGATAAGAATGAAATCTTGCGGTATATTGCCACAAGAATGTACGAATTACAGTATGTGAAAGAAACCTATATCCAGGCGGTCATCGACCGGGAAAAAACATTTCCCACCGGCTTACAGACCGAAGCCTTTGGCGTGGCAATCCCTCACTCGGATACCATCCATGTACATAAGCCGGTGATTGCGGTTTGCATTCTGGCCCAGCCCGTGATATTTCAGGTCATGGGGTCAGGCGGCGGCGAAGAGGTGCCGGTCAGTTTTATCTTCATGCTTGCCATTGACGATCCCAATAAGCATATTGAAATGCTGAACAAGCTGTCCATTTTGTTTCAGAATAAAAATATTATGCTGGACCTGCTGGAGACAAAAACCGGTGAGCTGTATCAAAAGCTAAATTATTATATCAACCATTAG
- a CDS encoding sigma 54-interacting transcriptional regulator — protein MKEKLRRLVQSEDSKNPLTDTELAAQLGIRREEVTIIRNQLGILDSRERRKAGLLKQIETFLKQEPDIGMVDLTRLVNQTGYAVARCTVSKYAEEVRLQEQPVMKPDGPVSIPAEQPEAPEGDVFAKLVGYNRSLKSLVQLAKAAVLYPPHGLHTIITGPTGVGKSELAECMYEFAVASGTFIKDSPFIVFNAADYAENQQLLLSQLFGHVRGAFTGADTDKAGLVEKANGGVLFIDEIHRLPHEGQEILFQLIDKGKVRRLGETKLSLPIRVMLISATSEPLDSYLLTTFKRRIPMVIEIPDLNSRPLGERYHIINNFFVSEARRIGAPILVKADVYKALMLYKCHGNLGQLRSDIQVACARGLLNRLTMSRESVWIGISEVPEYVMQGLIDIRNYRSKVDTYVKGDVEISPDSNINQLRPNDSLYHFPEGIYRYMEERYLTLLAEGLAVEAINRIVGGEVEKKIQQYIKNMKTDSGDLDVRELTSVVGKQIVSLTEEIIAIASEKMGVLDGNLLFSLAIHLKATISRLKEGKKIQNNNLAEIARNYSRELAVARDIARYLEQTYGILLPEEELGFMAIYLNSGYRNELYALPKVGVLLLAHGRVASAVAEVVNKLLGVMKHIRALDMSLEKTPQETLNEAIRLVKEMDEGKGVILLADMGSLAYFGEFITKETGIETRTLTRLDTVLAIEVARRTNLPDLGLDDVLSSIRNELPYNLEPEIPAGELSDSKPVILAICVTGSGTAKLIKDRLTEALPESGMDFTIETRGIVEFPRIDLEIDRIKQRRKIIAIVGTINPHSKGIPFFNAREIVTAAGLKTFKEFISSHKYRGPGELTAGSAVGELLAEENIHIKLPYTNKQEVITFLAKHLIKSKAVEAEYLTDVFQRETVFPTELDGGVAIPHADEAHVLRSAISIATLAEPIQWVNKQVNIVVMLAVDKHCFTALSSILGCVIKEDFKKIARLDTAKAIKEAIVHACT, from the coding sequence ATGAAAGAAAAGCTACGAAGGCTAGTACAAAGCGAGGATAGCAAGAATCCGCTGACTGATACGGAGCTTGCCGCCCAATTGGGCATTCGCCGGGAAGAAGTTACCATTATCAGAAATCAGCTGGGAATTTTAGATTCCCGGGAAAGGAGGAAGGCCGGGCTATTAAAACAGATTGAAACGTTTTTAAAACAAGAGCCGGACATCGGCATGGTGGATTTAACGAGACTGGTGAATCAGACGGGGTATGCCGTGGCGCGCTGCACAGTCAGCAAATATGCCGAGGAAGTAAGGCTGCAGGAACAGCCGGTCATGAAACCGGACGGTCCTGTAAGTATCCCGGCAGAACAGCCGGAAGCGCCGGAAGGAGATGTTTTTGCCAAGCTGGTGGGGTATAACCGCAGTCTAAAGTCACTGGTTCAACTGGCCAAGGCCGCTGTTTTATATCCGCCCCATGGCCTGCATACCATCATCACCGGGCCAACCGGTGTGGGGAAAAGCGAGCTTGCGGAATGCATGTACGAGTTTGCAGTGGCATCCGGCACCTTTATAAAAGATTCTCCCTTTATTGTTTTTAATGCGGCCGATTATGCGGAAAACCAACAGTTGTTACTGTCCCAGCTATTTGGCCACGTCAGAGGTGCTTTTACCGGTGCCGACACGGATAAAGCCGGTCTGGTGGAAAAGGCGAATGGCGGCGTGCTCTTTATCGATGAAATCCACCGGCTGCCACACGAAGGACAGGAAATTTTGTTTCAGCTTATCGATAAAGGCAAGGTCCGGCGTCTGGGGGAAACCAAATTGTCGCTGCCGATCCGGGTGATGCTGATCAGTGCCACCTCGGAGCCACTCGACTCCTATCTATTGACTACGTTTAAGCGAAGAATCCCCATGGTGATTGAAATACCCGATCTTAACTCGCGCCCGCTGGGCGAACGGTATCACATTATTAATAATTTTTTCGTCAGTGAGGCACGGCGGATTGGTGCTCCAATTCTGGTTAAGGCCGATGTCTATAAAGCGCTGATGCTGTACAAATGTCATGGCAATCTGGGACAACTGCGCAGCGATATTCAGGTGGCCTGTGCCAGAGGGCTCCTAAACCGGCTGACGATGAGCCGGGAATCGGTCTGGATCGGTATTTCCGAGGTCCCCGAATATGTCATGCAAGGCCTCATTGATATTCGCAACTATCGCAGCAAAGTGGATACCTATGTCAAGGGTGACGTTGAGATTTCACCTGATTCGAATATTAACCAGTTGCGGCCTAATGACAGCTTGTATCATTTTCCCGAGGGGATTTACCGGTATATGGAAGAACGTTATTTGACTCTGCTGGCGGAAGGGTTAGCTGTGGAAGCCATAAACCGGATTGTTGGCGGCGAAGTGGAAAAGAAGATCCAGCAATATATCAAGAATATGAAAACCGACAGTGGTGATTTGGACGTTAGAGAGTTGACTTCCGTGGTAGGCAAGCAAATTGTCTCTTTGACGGAAGAAATCATCGCGATTGCCTCGGAAAAAATGGGCGTTCTGGACGGAAATTTGCTGTTCAGTCTGGCTATCCACCTGAAAGCAACTATTAGCAGGCTGAAAGAAGGCAAGAAAATCCAGAATAACAATTTGGCTGAAATTGCCCGGAACTATTCCCGGGAATTGGCGGTAGCCCGGGACATTGCTCGGTATCTGGAGCAAACCTATGGTATCCTCCTGCCGGAGGAAGAATTGGGCTTTATGGCTATCTATCTGAATTCAGGATATCGCAACGAACTGTATGCACTGCCGAAAGTCGGTGTTCTGCTGCTGGCTCATGGCCGGGTAGCCAGTGCGGTGGCGGAAGTTGTGAATAAGCTGCTGGGAGTTATGAAGCATATCCGGGCCTTGGATATGTCCCTGGAGAAAACTCCGCAGGAGACTTTGAATGAAGCCATTCGGCTGGTAAAAGAAATGGATGAAGGAAAAGGCGTGATTTTGCTTGCCGATATGGGATCATTAGCTTATTTTGGTGAGTTCATCACCAAAGAGACCGGTATTGAGACAAGAACGCTGACAAGGTTGGATACCGTACTGGCTATTGAGGTAGCGCGGCGAACGAATCTGCCGGACTTGGGGCTGGATGATGTTTTGTCTTCTATTCGCAATGAACTGCCTTACAATCTGGAGCCGGAAATCCCCGCGGGAGAACTGAGCGACAGCAAGCCGGTCATTTTGGCGATTTGTGTTACCGGAAGCGGCACAGCAAAACTGATAAAAGACCGGTTAACAGAGGCGCTGCCGGAAAGCGGGATGGATTTTACCATTGAAACGAGGGGCATTGTTGAATTTCCCAGGATTGATTTGGAAATTGACCGGATTAAGCAAAGAAGAAAGATCATTGCCATTGTTGGTACGATCAATCCACATAGTAAGGGAATCCCCTTTTTTAATGCCCGGGAAATCGTAACGGCAGCCGGCCTAAAAACCTTCAAAGAATTTATTAGTTCTCACAAGTACCGAGGGCCGGGGGAACTGACAGCAGGCTCAGCGGTGGGCGAGCTGTTGGCCGAAGAGAATATACACATCAAGCTGCCGTACACCAATAAGCAAGAGGTTATTACCTTTTTAGCCAAGCATCTGATCAAAAGTAAAGCGGTGGAAGCGGAGTATTTGACCGATGTCTTTCAGCGGGAAACGGTATTTCCCACCGAACTGGATGGTGGTGTGGCGATTCCCCACGCTGATGAGGCTCATGTCCTTCGGTCAGCTATTTCCATTGCGACACTGGCAGAACCGATCCAGTGGGTAAACAAGCAGGTAAACATAGTTGTTATGCTTGCCGTGGATAAACATTGCTTTACTGCACTAAGCTCCATTCTGGGGTGTGTCATAAAAGAAGATTTTAAAAAAATTGCCCGGCTGGACACCGCCAAGGCGATAAAGGAGGCCATCGTACATGCCTGTACGTAA
- a CDS encoding class II aldolase/adducin family protein, with translation MLLEQLRKEVLAASLDLLKYGLVTLTGGNVSGRDEETGYIAITPSGMSYETLSPEDIVVIDGSGKVIEGKWKPSVDTPDHLYIYGKRQDVFSIIHTHSTYACSFAMLQQEIPCATTTLANEVGGAVPVARYAPVASGLIGPHVVEALGDKSACLLANHGVITVGTSVRHALTAAVMLEDNAKSYLFAKHIGNPVLLEAAEIQKARDVFTYLYGQK, from the coding sequence ATGTTATTGGAACAATTGCGCAAAGAGGTATTAGCTGCTTCACTGGATTTATTAAAATACGGGCTGGTTACTTTAACCGGAGGCAATGTAAGCGGACGGGATGAGGAGACCGGTTATATCGCTATTACGCCAAGCGGTATGTCTTACGAAACCTTATCGCCGGAGGATATCGTTGTTATTGACGGAAGTGGCAAGGTAATTGAGGGAAAGTGGAAGCCGTCGGTTGATACTCCGGATCATCTATATATTTACGGAAAACGGCAGGATGTTTTCAGTATCATTCATACCCATTCCACCTATGCCTGTTCGTTTGCCATGCTGCAGCAGGAAATTCCCTGCGCGACGACTACTTTGGCCAATGAGGTGGGCGGAGCCGTACCGGTGGCCCGGTACGCACCGGTGGCTTCCGGTCTGATCGGTCCGCATGTGGTGGAAGCTCTCGGCGACAAAAGCGCCTGCCTATTGGCAAATCATGGTGTTATTACGGTAGGGACCTCGGTACGGCACGCTTTAACCGCCGCGGTGATGCTGGAGGATAATGCGAAGTCTTACCTCTTTGCCAAACATATTGGCAATCCGGTGCTGCTGGAGGCGGCAGAAATACAAAAAGCCCGTGATGTCTTCACCTATTTGTACGGTCAGAAATAA
- a CDS encoding PTS galactitol transporter subunit IIC, producing the protein MDAIATVFEFFLSLGAAVFLPILISIFAIVLGQKPGRAIRSGITIGIGFIAINAILGIFMDNLGPAAEAMVKRFGVNLTVLDAGWPATASIAFASKIGAFIIPLGITINAIMLVTKMTNVVDVDIFNYWHFTFVGAMVYGSTNNLILGYAAAGAALIVGLKSGDFTARYFQKYYGYEGVSIPHILSNGFAIIGWPINKLIDMIPGVKDIKADPGTISTKFGVLGEPIVIGIFLGAGIGVLAGYDFAKITHLAIVMSAVMMVLPRMVGILMEGLLPVSDAAKEFFSRKYSDREFTIGMDSAIAVGDPAVIASSLLLVPIAIGLAIILPGNKVLPFGDLATIPFMICMVNIFTRGNVFRNVLIGSVLTVFALYSGTLNAETHTVMAISSGFQMPAGTSTLSSFVGSTNPITLVIWKLFSLFG; encoded by the coding sequence ATGGACGCGATTGCAACTGTTTTTGAGTTTTTTCTCAGTCTGGGCGCGGCAGTCTTCTTACCTATACTGATCAGTATTTTTGCGATTGTCCTGGGGCAGAAACCGGGGCGGGCCATTCGCAGCGGCATCACCATCGGGATTGGTTTTATTGCGATCAATGCCATCCTTGGCATTTTTATGGATAATCTGGGGCCGGCGGCCGAGGCCATGGTCAAACGGTTTGGGGTGAACCTGACCGTTCTCGACGCCGGCTGGCCGGCAACCGCCAGTATTGCCTTTGCCTCCAAGATCGGGGCCTTTATTATCCCTTTGGGTATAACGATTAACGCCATCATGCTTGTCACCAAAATGACCAATGTCGTTGATGTGGATATTTTTAACTATTGGCACTTTACCTTTGTCGGGGCTATGGTGTATGGCAGCACCAATAATCTGATCTTAGGTTATGCCGCAGCGGGAGCGGCATTAATCGTCGGCCTGAAAAGCGGTGATTTTACCGCCCGGTATTTTCAGAAGTATTATGGATACGAAGGCGTGTCCATTCCCCATATCCTGTCTAACGGGTTTGCTATTATCGGCTGGCCGATCAATAAGCTTATTGACATGATTCCGGGCGTCAAAGATATCAAAGCCGATCCCGGAACCATTTCCACCAAATTCGGTGTTTTAGGCGAACCAATTGTTATCGGAATTTTCCTGGGGGCGGGCATCGGCGTACTGGCAGGCTACGATTTTGCCAAAATCACCCATTTGGCTATCGTTATGTCCGCCGTCATGATGGTGCTGCCCCGGATGGTGGGCATCTTGATGGAAGGGCTGTTACCCGTTTCCGATGCGGCCAAGGAATTTTTCTCCCGGAAATATTCGGACCGGGAATTTACCATCGGGATGGATTCGGCCATTGCCGTCGGTGACCCGGCTGTTATTGCCTCATCGCTGCTGTTGGTGCCCATCGCGATTGGTCTTGCCATTATCCTGCCGGGCAACAAGGTGCTGCCCTTTGGTGACTTGGCGACCATTCCCTTTATGATTTGCATGGTCAATATCTTTACCCGCGGCAATGTATTCAGAAATGTACTGATTGGTTCGGTCTTGACGGTATTTGCTTTATACAGCGGGACGCTTAACGCCGAAACCCATACGGTGATGGCTATTTCGTCAGGCTTCCAGATGCCGGCGGGGACGTCCACCTTATCCAGCTTTGTCGGTTCCACCAATCCGATTACACTGGTTATTTGGAAGCTATTTAGTCTGTTCGGCTAA